The following proteins are co-located in the Hydrogenispora ethanolica genome:
- a CDS encoding DNA-binding protein, giving the protein MEIKRITLIVLIIGGLLWNWRPPVLAQGSNELIEKGAQWDRKMVTYEGEVIREPMRRGNHAWLNVSDGNNAMGVWVKYGMIRPIRHYGSYKMKGDWIKVTGLFYRSCPEHGGDLDIHASSITVLKRGGPTSHPIRVERLLLALLAIAAGIFYLLQYLRGNFRGNKL; this is encoded by the coding sequence ATGGAAATAAAACGAATCACGCTCATCGTTTTGATCATCGGTGGCTTGTTATGGAACTGGAGACCGCCGGTTTTGGCGCAGGGAAGTAATGAGCTGATCGAAAAGGGTGCGCAATGGGACCGCAAGATGGTCACCTATGAAGGGGAAGTCATCCGGGAGCCGATGAGGCGCGGCAATCATGCCTGGCTGAACGTGAGCGACGGCAATAATGCGATGGGTGTTTGGGTCAAGTACGGGATGATCCGGCCGATCCGGCATTACGGTTCTTATAAGATGAAGGGCGATTGGATCAAAGTGACCGGGCTCTTTTACCGCAGTTGCCCGGAACATGGCGGAGACCTGGATATTCATGCCTCTTCAATCACGGTGTTAAAGCGAGGAGGACCCACGTCCCATCCGATCCGGGTGGAACGGCTACTCTTGGCGTTATTGGCCATCGCCGCAGGGATTTTTTATTTATTGCAATATCTACGCGGGAATTTTAGGGGAAATAAGCTTTGA
- a CDS encoding TrkH family potassium uptake protein, translating to MIIKPAADDLRLISRFTGKIIIGIGALMLLPLLTAGCFAEWSVAVDFTISIGMAMAIGQAMISIGTTTKKPTWIHGMVTAAFSWLVAMAVGAIPYALSGNYLSFLDAMFDVMSGFTTTGLTLIQDLDHLANGLNMWRHVITFVGGQGMIVLALTFLVKDVSGGYKLYVGEAKDERLLPSVIHTAKMIWKISLIYLAIGTFALWAVGLLIGLSPLSSFFHGLWIYMSAWSTGGFAPMTQNILYYHSFWYELVTIVIFVIGSFNFALHYGVWTGNRKEIYRNIETVSFFTTLTIFTVVGCYGLAKLHVYPEAVNLFRKGFYQIVSGHTTTGFMTIYARQFIREWGDLALLAIISVMLLGGSACSTAGGFKGLRIGIIFKAILHEMRRLLSPESAVFVQRFHYLKEQILEEKQVRSAALIVIMYMATFLIGTLVGSLSGYPLLEAAFESASVTGNVGLSIGVTSAAMPAFLKLTYIAIMWVGRLEFMSVLALFGFIMAGLKWKWK from the coding sequence ATGATTATCAAACCGGCCGCCGATGATCTCCGCCTGATTTCCAGGTTCACCGGGAAAATCATTATCGGCATCGGGGCCCTGATGTTGTTGCCCCTGCTCACCGCCGGTTGCTTTGCGGAATGGTCGGTTGCCGTTGACTTTACCATCAGCATCGGCATGGCCATGGCTATCGGACAGGCGATGATTTCCATCGGAACGACAACCAAGAAGCCAACCTGGATTCACGGGATGGTGACGGCGGCGTTCTCCTGGCTGGTGGCCATGGCGGTCGGGGCGATCCCGTATGCGCTGAGCGGAAATTACTTATCTTTTTTGGACGCAATGTTCGATGTGATGAGCGGCTTCACGACCACCGGATTAACGTTGATTCAAGACCTGGACCATCTTGCCAATGGGCTTAATATGTGGCGGCACGTAATCACCTTTGTCGGCGGTCAGGGAATGATCGTGTTGGCCCTGACTTTCCTGGTGAAGGATGTTTCCGGCGGTTATAAACTATACGTGGGAGAGGCCAAGGACGAGCGGTTGCTGCCGAGCGTGATTCATACCGCCAAGATGATCTGGAAGATCAGCCTGATCTATCTGGCCATCGGCACCTTTGCCTTATGGGCGGTGGGGCTTTTGATCGGCTTGTCGCCGCTCAGCTCTTTTTTCCACGGATTATGGATCTATATGTCGGCCTGGAGTACCGGCGGATTCGCGCCGATGACCCAAAACATCTTATATTATCATAGCTTCTGGTACGAGCTGGTTACCATCGTCATTTTTGTGATCGGTTCTTTCAATTTCGCCCTTCACTATGGGGTATGGACCGGCAACCGCAAGGAGATCTACCGGAATATCGAAACAGTTTCGTTCTTTACCACCCTGACCATCTTTACGGTGGTCGGCTGTTACGGCCTGGCCAAACTGCACGTTTATCCCGAAGCGGTGAACTTGTTTCGCAAAGGATTTTATCAGATCGTTTCCGGCCATACGACTACCGGGTTTATGACCATCTATGCCCGGCAATTCATCCGGGAATGGGGCGACCTGGCACTGCTGGCGATAATCAGCGTGATGCTGCTTGGCGGCAGCGCCTGTTCCACGGCGGGCGGTTTCAAAGGGTTGCGCATCGGAATCATTTTTAAAGCCATCCTTCACGAGATGCGTCGTTTGCTCAGCCCGGAGTCGGCGGTTTTCGTGCAACGGTTTCATTATCTAAAAGAACAGATCCTCGAAGAAAAGCAGGTTCGCAGCGCCGCGCTGATCGTCATTATGTATATGGCGACCTTTTTAATCGGGACGCTTGTCGGGAGCTTATCCGGTTATCCTTTGCTGGAGGCGGCGTTTGAATCCGCATCCGTCACCGGCAATGTCGGATTGTCGATTGGCGTGACTTCCGCCGCCATGCCTGCCTTCTTGAAGCTGACCTATATCGCGATCATGTGGGTGGGGCGGTTGGAATTCATGTCGGTTTTGGCACTATTCGGATTTATCATGGCGGGGTTGAAGTGGAAATGGAAATAA